A window of the Bacillus andreraoultii genome harbors these coding sequences:
- a CDS encoding transglycosylase domain-containing protein: protein MREFFNTWLTKMKPIKETLVDPKTAKIFRITYSVIWNFILIFLIFLIIGGALGFGIGAGYFASLIKDEHPRTYEELKKDIYSYEEPSELYFADNLRIGYLRSDIIREEVSIKDISDYVKKAVIATEDQNFETHEGVVPKAVLRALFQEVTNSTVQTGGSTLTQQLVKNQVLSNEVSFERKAKEILLALRLEKFFKKDEILEAYLNVSPFGRNSSGQNIAGVQAAAKGIFGVSAKELNLPQAAFIAGLPQSPFGYTPFTNKGVQKSKEGLKPGLTRQKIVLKRMLEMKFITRKEYDEAVKYDIVKDFIPPQKSIIEKYPYLIIESERQAIAALMESYYKKDGYTKEDIEKNTVLKKRYETIAEKDLRQNGYKIYTTVDQNIYDKWQNIIDQYKKIVPYQTIQVENSETGKKVSVKQPLEVGAMLIENKTGKIISFVGGLDHKRENYNHATQGERSNGSTMKPLAVYGPAIDMGLASPGTVIADVDHGMRVGGRPWPQNFSRRYYGLTSARTALTHSYNVSAVNLYQKIMPNDPVQYLEKLGIGRLTKADHESPALALGGLTNGVTVEENTNAYAAFGNNGSFVDSSLIDKIVDKDGNIVYEPERKATKVFSPQAAYLTVDMMRDVVRRGTAAALPGQLKFSTDLAGKTGTSSDTHDLWFVGLNPNVTLGVWIGFDVPNTIPSSARKNHLSLWAKLMNAAYDENPDLIGASDRFHMPGGIVKRSYCGISGLLPSNACARAGMTLSDYFIAEHVPTKVDNSLIDGTYVTIGDKKYVALASTPSEFTSYGVMLNPDFVKQIAPRLTDVNQLIPSTANWKNVFISTAKMSENGKVPAPLKATLFGNKISWNKHSESDIVGYRIYRVGNGGKGGKIGSIKAGSSLTYSLPGNGQYAVVAVDIAGQESPLSNIVTVGAKEEPKPEQKETDKKEQPGKQQEKKPEDNPEPAPDINVPEVNVEIPDMNENGSGE, encoded by the coding sequence ATGAGAGAATTTTTCAATACATGGTTGACAAAAATGAAGCCGATTAAAGAAACTTTAGTCGACCCGAAGACGGCAAAAATCTTTCGAATTACGTATTCTGTTATTTGGAATTTCATTTTAATTTTTTTAATTTTCCTAATTATCGGTGGCGCACTAGGTTTTGGGATAGGTGCCGGCTATTTTGCTTCTCTAATAAAAGATGAACATCCACGTACGTATGAAGAGTTGAAAAAAGATATATATAGCTATGAAGAACCATCCGAATTATATTTTGCTGATAATCTTCGAATTGGTTATCTTAGATCAGATATTATTCGGGAAGAAGTCAGTATAAAGGATATATCTGACTATGTTAAAAAAGCCGTCATTGCAACAGAAGATCAAAATTTTGAAACGCATGAAGGTGTTGTACCAAAAGCTGTATTACGGGCACTCTTTCAAGAAGTGACAAATTCTACTGTACAGACTGGTGGAAGTACATTGACACAACAGCTTGTCAAAAACCAAGTTTTAAGTAATGAAGTATCTTTTGAACGGAAGGCAAAGGAAATACTACTCGCCTTACGTTTAGAAAAGTTTTTCAAGAAGGACGAGATTCTAGAAGCTTATTTAAATGTTTCTCCATTTGGTCGAAATTCATCTGGGCAAAATATTGCCGGTGTGCAAGCTGCTGCAAAAGGGATTTTTGGTGTTTCTGCAAAAGAACTGAATTTACCACAAGCAGCATTTATTGCCGGATTACCGCAAAGCCCTTTTGGATACACACCATTTACGAATAAGGGAGTACAAAAAAGTAAAGAAGGACTAAAACCTGGGTTAACTCGACAAAAAATTGTATTAAAACGAATGCTTGAAATGAAGTTTATTACTCGAAAAGAATATGATGAAGCAGTAAAATATGATATTGTTAAAGATTTCATCCCACCACAAAAGTCAATTATAGAGAAATATCCGTATTTAATTATAGAAAGTGAAAGACAAGCGATTGCGGCATTAATGGAATCATACTATAAAAAAGATGGATATACGAAAGAAGATATTGAAAAAAATACCGTTTTAAAAAAGCGTTATGAGACAATTGCTGAAAAAGACCTTCGACAAAATGGTTATAAAATCTATACAACAGTCGATCAAAATATTTATGATAAATGGCAAAATATTATCGATCAATACAAAAAAATCGTACCTTATCAAACAATCCAAGTGGAAAATTCTGAAACAGGAAAAAAAGTTAGTGTCAAACAACCACTTGAAGTAGGTGCGATGTTAATCGAAAATAAAACAGGGAAGATTATTAGTTTTGTTGGTGGCTTAGATCATAAAAGAGAAAATTATAATCATGCAACCCAAGGGGAACGTTCAAACGGTTCGACAATGAAACCACTTGCCGTTTATGGACCTGCCATTGATATGGGGCTTGCATCACCAGGGACAGTGATTGCAGATGTTGATCATGGGATGAGAGTAGGTGGAAGACCGTGGCCACAAAACTTCTCACGTCGATATTATGGTCTCACATCAGCTAGAACTGCATTAACCCATTCTTATAACGTATCAGCGGTTAATTTGTATCAAAAAATTATGCCAAACGATCCGGTGCAGTACTTAGAAAAGTTAGGAATTGGACGATTAACGAAAGCAGATCATGAAAGTCCTGCTCTTGCATTAGGTGGCCTTACAAATGGGGTTACTGTCGAGGAAAACACGAACGCATACGCTGCATTTGGTAATAATGGATCATTTGTTGATAGTTCATTAATTGACAAGATTGTCGACAAAGATGGAAACATTGTTTATGAACCAGAGAGAAAGGCGACAAAAGTTTTCTCTCCTCAAGCGGCTTATCTAACCGTTGACATGATGCGTGATGTTGTAAGGCGAGGTACAGCAGCTGCCTTACCTGGACAGTTAAAATTTTCGACTGACCTTGCCGGTAAAACAGGGACATCTAGTGATACACATGATCTTTGGTTTGTCGGTCTAAATCCAAATGTTACGTTGGGAGTGTGGATTGGTTTTGATGTACCAAATACAATTCCTAGTTCTGCACGAAAAAATCACCTTTCGTTATGGGCAAAGTTAATGAATGCTGCTTATGATGAAAACCCTGATTTAATTGGGGCTAGTGATCGATTTCATATGCCGGGTGGAATTGTAAAAAGATCTTACTGTGGTATATCTGGTCTTCTCCCTTCAAATGCTTGTGCAAGGGCTGGAATGACATTATCTGATTACTTTATTGCTGAGCATGTACCGACAAAGGTTGATAATAGTTTAATTGATGGAACCTACGTCACGATCGGAGATAAAAAATATGTTGCACTTGCCTCTACACCAAGTGAATTTACATCGTACGGTGTTATGCTCAACCCAGATTTTGTTAAACAAATTGCACCTAGACTCACGGATGTTAATCAGCTCATACCATCTACAGCAAATTGGAAAAATGTATTTATCTCAACGGCGAAAATGTCTGAGAACGGAAAAGTTCCAGCTCCATTAAAGGCGACGTTGTTCGGTAACAAAATTAGTTGGAACAAACACTCAGAAAGTGATATTGTTGGTTATCGAATCTATCGGGTCGGAAACGGTGGAAAAGGTGGAAAGATTGGAAGTATTAAAGCGGGCTCTTCTTTAACCTATTCCTTACCAGGTAATGGTCAGTATGCGGTAGTTGCCGTTGATATTGCTGGTCAAGAATCGCCTTTGTCAAATATTGTAACCGTTGGTGCAAAGGAAGAACCAAAACCAGAACAAAAAGAAACAGATAAAAAGGAACAACCAGGTAAACAACAAGAGAAAAAACCTGAAGATAACCCTGAGCCTGCACCGGATATTAATGTTCCAGAAGTTAATGTTGAGATACCGGATATGAATGAAAACGGAAGTGGAGAGTAA
- the tyrS gene encoding tyrosine--tRNA ligase — MDLLKDLQYRGLINQITDEEGLTKLLTEEKIKLYCGFDPTADSLHIGHLLPILMLRRFQLAGHHPIALVGGATGLIGDPSGKKAERTLNEKETVEGWVESIKNQLSRFLDFDRSENPAMMANNYDWTGQMDVITFLRDIGKNFGLNYMLAKDTVQSRLDAGISFTEFSYMILQSLDFLKLYETENCRLQIGGSDQWGNITAGLELIRKSKEDAKAFGLTIPLVTKADGTKFGKTEGNAVWLDPEKTTPYEFYQFWINTDDRDVVKYLKYFTFLSHEEIEELEKATAEQPEKRLAQKALAEDVTKLVHGEEALNQAIRISEALFSGNIKELNGAEIEQGFKDVPSYTNTEAEIGLVDLLVAAKISPSKRQAREDIQNGAIYINGDRVTDVGYVLGNTDKIEGKFTIIRRGKKKYYLIISE, encoded by the coding sequence ATGGATTTACTAAAAGATTTACAATACCGTGGACTCATTAATCAAATAACAGATGAAGAGGGGTTAACAAAGCTTTTAACAGAAGAAAAGATTAAATTATACTGTGGATTTGATCCGACAGCTGATAGTCTTCATATTGGACATCTCCTACCTATATTAATGCTTCGCCGCTTTCAATTAGCAGGACATCATCCAATCGCACTCGTAGGTGGAGCAACTGGATTAATTGGTGACCCGAGTGGTAAAAAGGCAGAACGTACATTAAATGAAAAAGAAACAGTTGAAGGTTGGGTAGAAAGTATTAAAAACCAATTGTCACGCTTTTTAGATTTTGATCGGAGCGAAAATCCAGCGATGATGGCAAATAACTATGACTGGACAGGTCAAATGGATGTAATTACTTTCTTACGTGATATAGGTAAAAACTTTGGTCTTAACTACATGCTTGCGAAAGATACGGTCCAATCTCGTCTTGATGCAGGTATTTCTTTCACAGAATTTAGTTACATGATCCTTCAATCTTTAGACTTTTTAAAACTATATGAAACAGAAAATTGTCGACTTCAAATTGGTGGAAGTGATCAATGGGGCAATATTACGGCAGGTCTTGAATTGATTCGGAAGTCAAAAGAAGACGCAAAAGCATTTGGTTTAACGATTCCGCTCGTTACAAAAGCAGATGGTACGAAATTTGGGAAAACAGAAGGAAATGCTGTATGGCTTGATCCCGAAAAAACAACACCGTATGAATTCTACCAATTTTGGATTAACACGGATGACCGTGATGTCGTGAAATACTTAAAATACTTCACTTTCTTATCACATGAGGAAATTGAAGAATTAGAAAAAGCAACAGCGGAACAACCCGAAAAACGGCTAGCACAAAAAGCATTAGCGGAAGATGTGACAAAACTCGTTCATGGCGAAGAAGCATTAAACCAAGCTATCCGAATTTCAGAAGCACTATTTAGCGGAAATATTAAAGAATTAAATGGTGCAGAAATTGAACAAGGTTTCAAAGATGTTCCTTCTTACACAAATACAGAGGCAGAGATTGGCTTAGTAGATTTACTCGTAGCAGCAAAAATCTCCCCATCTAAACGTCAAGCGCGTGAAGACATTCAAAACGGTGCCATTTATATAAATGGAGATCGTGTAACTGATGTGGGTTATGTGTTAGGTAATACAGATAAGATTGAAGGGAAATTTACGATTATCCGGAGAGGGAAGAAGAAGTACTACTTGATTATATCGGAATAA
- the gdhA gene encoding NADP-specific glutamate dehydrogenase, giving the protein MNPTPQVISNDEKVANEYVNQVFEIVKNRNPYEFEFQQAVKEIFDSLIPLFAKDPIYMKHNILERIVEPERLITFSVPWVDDQGNVQVNRGFRVQFNSALGPYKGGLRFHPSVNSSIIKFLGFEQIFKNALTGQPIGGGKGGSDFNPKGKSDREIMRFTQSFMTELYRYIGPDVDVPAGDIGVGAKEIGYMFGQYKKLRGAFEAGVLTGKSIGFGGSLARKEATGYGLVYFVQEMLKDNGLDFEGATVVVSGSGNVAIYAIEKAQQFGAKVVACSDSNGYIYDPNGLNLDTVKQLKEVEEKRIREYVEIHPGAEYYEGCTGIWSIPCDIALPCATQNEIDAESANTLVVNGVKAVGEGANMPSTIEAAHVLLENGVLYAPGKAANAGGVAVSALEMAQNSMRLSWTFEKVDQKLHEIMHNIYLSSTEAANEYGHPGNLLVGANIAGFKKVAQAMISQGVV; this is encoded by the coding sequence ATGAATCCAACACCACAAGTGATTAGTAATGATGAAAAAGTAGCGAACGAATATGTAAACCAAGTATTTGAAATTGTTAAAAATCGAAATCCATACGAGTTTGAATTTCAACAAGCAGTAAAGGAAATTTTTGACTCCTTAATTCCACTTTTCGCTAAAGATCCTATCTACATGAAACATAATATTTTAGAACGTATTGTAGAACCAGAAAGACTTATCACATTCAGTGTACCGTGGGTTGATGACCAAGGGAATGTTCAAGTTAACCGTGGTTTCCGTGTCCAATTCAATAGTGCTCTTGGACCATATAAAGGTGGTCTCCGTTTCCATCCGTCTGTAAATAGTAGTATTATAAAATTTTTAGGCTTCGAGCAAATTTTCAAAAATGCATTAACTGGACAACCGATTGGCGGCGGTAAAGGCGGTTCAGATTTCAATCCAAAAGGAAAATCTGATCGTGAAATTATGCGATTTACTCAAAGCTTTATGACTGAATTGTACCGTTATATCGGCCCCGATGTCGACGTTCCTGCTGGAGATATCGGTGTTGGTGCGAAAGAAATTGGTTATATGTTCGGGCAGTATAAAAAATTACGTGGTGCTTTTGAAGCAGGTGTGTTAACTGGAAAAAGTATTGGCTTCGGTGGTAGCTTAGCAAGAAAAGAGGCAACTGGTTACGGTCTTGTTTATTTTGTACAAGAGATGTTAAAAGATAACGGACTTGATTTTGAAGGAGCAACAGTTGTTGTTTCGGGATCTGGAAATGTCGCGATTTATGCCATTGAAAAAGCCCAACAATTCGGTGCAAAAGTTGTCGCTTGTAGTGATTCAAACGGATATATTTATGATCCAAACGGTCTTAATCTCGATACAGTGAAACAATTAAAAGAAGTAGAAGAAAAACGAATTCGAGAGTACGTGGAAATCCACCCAGGTGCTGAATATTATGAAGGTTGCACAGGTATCTGGTCGATTCCATGTGATATCGCGCTTCCATGTGCGACACAAAATGAAATTGATGCAGAATCCGCAAATACGCTTGTCGTAAACGGAGTAAAAGCTGTCGGGGAAGGGGCAAATATGCCTTCAACGATTGAAGCAGCACATGTATTATTAGAAAATGGTGTTCTCTATGCACCAGGAAAAGCTGCAAATGCTGGTGGTGTTGCTGTCTCTGCACTAGAAATGGCCCAAAACAGCATGCGCCTCTCATGGACGTTTGAAAAAGTCGACCAAAAACTACATGAAATTATGCACAACATCTACTTATCAAGCACTGAAGCTGCGAACGAATATGGTCACCCTGGCAACTTACTTGTCGGTGCCAACATTGCCGGATTCAAAAAAGTAGCACAGGCGATGATCTCACAAGGGGTTGTGTGA